A region of Dioscorea cayenensis subsp. rotundata cultivar TDr96_F1 chromosome 5, TDr96_F1_v2_PseudoChromosome.rev07_lg8_w22 25.fasta, whole genome shotgun sequence DNA encodes the following proteins:
- the LOC120262334 gene encoding uncharacterized protein LOC120262334: MDSSFLLVHRWIPSPKHHWFAGGFHNLVVPRSSGFPSSRLGVFPLRVSLSPTLTKVGSWNSRRILSTCFCSAREKPESSAVEKDSTSVWPILKRWDVPWQWQTVVLTMFACGLSFALTGLLEAAVLPYLGFRAGEVSLDEKAEIVFVGQFAVTTVVLGVVYAITNSFQPLPDDVFRYDLKEPFNLRNGWLLWATIGLLSAFSAIALTGVALNFFYGGSPQRETDALVLLLPLIGSSSISNACLVGTTGVLAPLLEETVFRGFLMASLTKWCPTPVSVLISAAVFALAHLTPGEFPQLFILGTVLGFSYAQTRNLLTPITLHAFWNSGVIVFLIFLQLQGYDIREVLQPSS, from the exons ATGGATTCCTCGTTTCTCCTCGTCCACAGATGGATTCCTAGCCCTAAACATCATTGGTTCGCCGGTGGTTTCCACAACCTCGTGGTTCCGAGAAGCAGTGGCTTTCCTTCGAGCAGACTTGGAGTTTTTCCTCTTCGTGTTTCTCTTTCTCCGACACTAACGAAGGTTGGGAGCTGGAATAGCAGACGGATTTTGTCCACCTGCTTTTGTAGTGCCAGAGAAAAGCCGGAATCCAGTGCTGTTGAAAAG GATTCAACTTCGGTTTGGCCCATCCTTAAGCGATGGGATGTTCCATGGCAGTGGCAAACTGTTGTGCTCACCATGTTCGCCTGTGGATTAAG CTTTGCTTTGACAGGATTGCTTGAGGCAGCGGTTTTGCCATATTTAGGATTTCGGGCTGGGGAAGTGAGCTTAGATGAGAAAGCAGAAATAGTTTTTGTTGGCCAATT TGCTGTGACAACTGTGGTACTTGGAGTTGTCTATGCTATCACAAACTCCTTTCAACCTCTTCCTGATGATGTATTTCGCTATG ATTTGAAGGAGCCCTTCAATCTACGGAATGGTTGGCTTTTGTGGGCAACCATTGGTTTGTTGAGTGCATTCAGTGCTATAGCATTAACAGGAGTTGCCTTGAACTTCTTTTATGGTGGAAGTCCACAGAGAGAG ACTGATGCACTAGTCCTCCTTCTGCCCTTGATTGGCTCTTCAAGTATCAG TAATGCTTGCCTGGTAGGCACTACAGGTGTCTTGGCACCTCTTCTTGAGGAAACTGTATTCCGAGGGTTTCTAATGGCATCTCTGACAAAGTG GTGTCCAACACCTGTTTCTGTGCTTATATCTGCTGCTGTATTTGCTCTGGCACATCTCACTCCTGGAGAATTTCCCCAGTTGTTTATTTTAG GAACTGTTCTGGGATTTTCATATGCGCAGACACGCAATCTCCTCACTCCCATCACATTGCATGCATTTTGGAACTCAGGGGTGATCgtgtttctcatttttcttcag CTGCAAGGGTATGATATTCGAGAAGTACTGCAGCCATCTTCCTGA
- the LOC120261154 gene encoding uncharacterized protein LOC120261154 produces MGDHLVLCVDRVDRLSTPRTIDTTQGDEKSTSFGDSTYNVGSSVSPSSQMNSSIVEERVYINDGDEEEPLIQTVECRICQEEDDIKNLEAPCACSGSLKYAHRACVQHWCNEKGDITCEICHEPYKPGYTAPPRPQPDETTIDISGGWTISGAPLDLHDPRMLAMAAAQRHFLEADYDEYSDTNANGAAFCRSAALVLMALLLLRHALSITNTDGDDDASTYFSFFLLRAAGFLLPCYIMAWAISVLQRRRQRQEAAALAATEVAFIIQSAQARALQFTIAPESPTTPQQEPHQ; encoded by the exons ATGGGGGATCATCTGGTGTTGTGTGTTGATCGGGTTGATCGGCTTAGCACACCACGAACCATTGATACGACACAAGGAGACGAGAAGTCAACGTCTTTTGGGGATTCAACTTATAATGTGGGCTCTTCTGTTTCACCATCATCCCAGATGAATTCTAGCATTGTGGAGGAGAGAGTTTATATTAATGATGGCGATGAGGAGGAGCCTCTTATACAGACTGTAGAATGCCGCATTTGCCAGGAGGAGGATGACATCAAGAACCTGGAGGCACCCTGTGCTTGCAGTGGCAGCTTGAAG TATGCCCATAGAGCTTGTGTCCAGCATTGGTGCAATGAAAAAGGAGATATTACCTGTGAGATCTGCCATGAG CCATACAAGCCTGGCTATACTGCACCTCCCCGACCTCAGCCTGATGAAACCACAATTGATATTAG TGGAGGTTGGACCATCAGTGGCGCTCCTTTAGACTTACATGACCCGCGAATGCTTGCAATGGCGGCAGCACAGCGCCACTTTCTTGAAGCTGACTATGATGAGTACTCTGACACAAATGCTAATGGTGCTGCATTTTGTCGTTCTGCTGCTCTAGTT CTAATGGCGCTTTTGCTGTTGAGGCATGCGTTATCCATCACCAACACTGATGGGGATGATGACGCCTCCACCTACTTTTCT TTTTTCTTGTTGAGGGCTGCTGGTTTTCTTTTGCCATGTTACATAATGGCTTGGGCAATTAGCGTGTTACAGCGAAGAAGACAAAGACAG GAAGCAGCTGCTCTGGCAGCAACTGAGGTAGCATTCATCATCCAGTCGGCACAAGCAAGGGCCCTGCAGTTCACAATAGCACCTGAGTCACCGACCACGCCCCAACAAGAGCCACATCAATAA
- the LOC120261153 gene encoding activating signal cointegrator 1, with translation MASGEWLEKALQNICGKLSGLDLDADLISGLVSFCELAPPQDAADYLANIVGREAGQDIIQEYLLRRGYVDSSNANTNTQTSGLQAYMKPAANEDSRNATKKQTRAPKGTGISNVQDKVNVSNVPDAKTLTEHQEAKSISKGHSSTNSSKKKKSGKVISLAEAAKGSIVFQQGKPCSCQARRHKLVSNCLSCGKIVCEQEGEGPCSFCGVLVLREGSTYAGLDELVVPHSDAEAAAEAYAKRLVEYDRNSAARTTVIDDQSDYYEIEGNSWLSAEEKDLLMKKQKEIEEANEAQRKKVIVTFDLLGRKVLVNRDEAPELESEHRILRPVEERELNRMKPNPTVKIQPVLVNTGPSRKPVKGKQNKRAANGICLEISGRVQHDDNELRRRITDGSVDSSSSNEGIWQGPLTTGLSYEGDNHDCSLDYD, from the exons ATGGCGTCGGGGGAGTGGCTGGAGAAGGCACTGCAGAACATATGCGGGAAGTTGAGTGGTCTGGACCTTGACGCCGACCTAATCTCCGGTCTCGTCTCCTTCTGTGAGCTTGCGCCTCCGCAGGACGCCGCCGATTACCTCGCT AATATTGTTGGTCGAGAAGCTGGTCAGGATATCATTCAGGAGTATTTGCTTAGGAGAGGTTATGTGGATTCCTCTAATGCAAATACAAATACCCAAACTTCAGGCCTTCAAGCCTACATGAAGCCTGCTGCAAATGAGGATTCGAGGAATGCAACCAAGAAACAAACAAGAGCGCCAAAAGGCACCGGCATATCTAATGTTCAGGATAAGGTGAATGTCTCTAATGTCCCAGATGCTAAAACTCTGACAGAACATCAAGAGGCTAAAAGCATTTCTAAGGGACATTCTAGCACTAACAGtagcaaaaagaaaaagtccGGAAAAGTCATCTCTCTTGCCGAGGCTGCAAAAGGTTCAATTGTGTTCCAGCAAGGAAAGCCATGTTCTTGCCAGGCTCGTAGACACAAGCTTGTGAGCAATTGCTTGTCCTGTGGTAAGATTGTCTGTGAACAGGAAGGAGAAGGTCCTTGCAGCTTCTGTGGCGTGCTTGTGTTGAGAGAAGGCAGCACATATGCTGGCCTAGATGAACTTGTAGTTCCTCACTCTGATGCTGAAGCTGCAGCCGAGGCATATGCCAAACGACTTGTAGAGTATGACCGAAACTCTGCAGCGAGGACTACAGTTATTGATGACCAGAGTGATTACTATGAGATTGAAGGGAACAGCTGGTTGTCTGCAGAG GAGAAAGATCTTCTAATGAAAAAACAGAAggaaattgaagaagcaaatgaagCTCAGAGAAAGAAGGTCATTGTGACATTTGATTTGCTTGGCCGCAAG GTCTTAGTTAACAGAGATGAAGCCCCAGAACTTGAATCAGAACACCGGATTCTAAGACCAGTTGAAGAAAGAGAACTAAACCGTATGAAGCCAAATCCGACAGTTAAAATACAACCAGTCCTTGTCAATACAGGACCTTCTAGAAAACCAGTCAAGGGAAAACAGAATAAGAGAGCAGCAAATGGCATATGCCTAGAAATCAGTGGGAGAGTGCAGCATGATGATAATGAGCTTCGTCGTCGAATTACTGATGGTTCAGTAGACAGCAGTTCTTCTAATGAAGGTATTTGGCAAGGTCCACTTACAACTGGTCTTTCTTATGAAGGAGATAATCATGATTGTTCTCTTGATTATGATTGA
- the LOC120260687 gene encoding aquaporin NIP2-1-like, which translates to MASSHACEIHDIAIAQSAAKSQKHVLLAHLPPLFVQKMVAEAIATFLLVFVTCGAAALSKKNESSVSKLGASVAGGLIVTVMIYAVGHISGAHMNPAVTLAFAAFRHFPWLQVPFYWSAQLTGAIISGFTLRCVLHPLIELGTTMPSSTSFQALVMEIIVTFTMMFVTSAVATDTKAVGELAGLAVGSSVCIASIFAGPISGGSMNPARTLGPALASKEYKGLWVYFVGPVTGTLLGAGAYKFIRESDSSMNVSSSQKLSSFKLRRLQSQDSSNEEMPVP; encoded by the exons ATGGCCTCTTCTCATGCTTGTGAGATTCATGACATAGCCATAGCTCAAAGTGCAGCAAAGTCTCAGAAACATGTTCTTCTTGCACATCTCCCTCCTTTGTTTGTCCAGAAg ATGGTGGCAGAGGCCATTGCTACATTTCTGCTAGTGTTTGTCACCTGTGGAGCTGCAGCTTTGAGTAAAAAGAACGAGAGCAGTGTTTCAAAGCTCGGCGCATCGGTCGCCGGAGGCCTTATCGTCACCGTCATGATCTATGCAGTAGGACACATCTCCGGTGCTCACATGAACCCTGCAGTCACTCTTGCCTTTGCTGCTTTCCGGCATTTTCCATGGCTTCAG GTGCCATTCTACTGGTCAGCTCAGCTCACCGGAGCCATCATCTCTGGATTCACTCTACGTTGTGTTCTTCACCCATTAATCGAACTTGGGACCACGATGCCTTCGAGCACATCGTTCCAAGCTCTTGTCATGGAGATCATCGTCACTTTTACAATGATGTTTGTCACTTCTGCCGTTGCAACGGATACTAAAGCA GTAGGTGAGTTAGCAGGGTTAGCAGTTGGATCTTCAGTTTGCATAGCTTCCATTTTTGCTGG GCCAATATCAGGAGGATCAATGAATCCAGCAAGAACATTAGGACCGGCATTGGCGAGCAAAGAGTACAAAGGTTTATGGGTTTATTTTGTCGGTCCGGTGACCGGGACATTGTTAGGAGCCGGAGCTTATAAATTCATTAGAGAGAGTGATAGTTCCATGAATGTCTCTTCTTCTCAGAAGCTCTCTTCTTTTAAGCTTCGTCGCTTGCAGAGCCAGGACTCAAGTAATGAGGAAATGCCAGTCCCTTAA